One region of Zingiber officinale cultivar Zhangliang chromosome 7B, Zo_v1.1, whole genome shotgun sequence genomic DNA includes:
- the LOC122005908 gene encoding bZIP transcription factor 1-B-like isoform X1, with the protein MGGSETDSKVPKTSASQEQPPATSSSHSAAAYPDWPGFQAYSPIPPPGFFHSPVVSSPQAHPYIWGPQHLMPPYGTPPPPYVMYPHGIYAHPTIPPGSQPFSPYGLPSLNGNAEVCGNMPPSAEGDAKSSEEKEKKPIRRLKGSLGSLNMITGQNNTDMDKLSGGANGVLSHGESGSVDSSEGSDANSQDSEPKTGGTQKPLDETTRNGTTSIDTTPSHTTSYPTMPLMPLLATGVPGAVPGPTTNLNIGMDYWVAPVSSAIAPTGKISATAVTGSTIPGTLVGVSGKVPSELWLQDERELKRQRRKQSNRESARRSRLRKQAEYGELAQHVDVLKEENTTLRAELDNVKKEYDELLTQNASLKERMQGKARGLSSVINNIQIDLDSDPQSVKSDSSPTHSGVDNLMRVTYFIHCIIHVINTECGFASIDLLAVKAEHKQAGSSFKTKAM; encoded by the exons ATGGGTGGAAGCGAGACTGATAGCAAGGTGCCAAAAACATCTGCTTCGCAG GAGCAGCCACCAGCTACAAGCTCCAGCCACTCTGCAGCAGCCTACCCAGATTGGCCTGGATTTCAG GCATACTCGCCTATTCCTCCGCCTGGTTTCTTCCATTCCCCAGTGGTGTCAAGTCCTCAAGCTCATCCCTATATATGGGGGCCTCag CACCTTATGCCACCTTATGGTACACCTCCACCTCCATATGTGATGTATCCTCATGGAATATATGCACATCCAACAATTCCACCG GGTTCACAGCCGTTCAGTCCCTATGGTCTGCCTTCTCTAAATGGAAATGCTGAAGTTTGT GGAAATATGCCTCCTAGTGCTGAAGGAGATGCGAAATCATctgaggaaaaggaaaagaaaccaATTCGAAGATTGAAGGGAAGTCTTGGAAGTTTGAATATGATAACAGGACAAAACAACACCGACATGGATAAGCTATCAGGAGGAGCTAATGGAGTCTTATCTCATGG TGAAAGTGGAAGTGTAGATTCAAGTGAAGGCAGCGATGCTAATTCTCAG GATTCGGAACCAAAGACAGGTGGCACACAGAAGCCTTTGGATG AAACAACTAGGAATGGCACAACTTCCATAGATACTACACCATCACACACGACATCATATCCGACAATGCCATTAATGCCTTTGTTAGCCACTGGAGTGCCTGGAGCTGTTCCTGGTCCTACGACAAACTTGAATATAGGAATGGACTACTGGGTTGCTCCAGTTTCGTCTGCCATAGCTCCAACTGGGAAGATATCTGCTACAGCAGTCACAGGATCAACAATCCCTGGCACACTTGTCGGAGTAAGTGGAAAGGTTCCATCAGAGCTATGGCTACAG GATGAAAGAGAACTAAAGAGGCAGAGACGGAAGCAGTCAAACAGGGAATCAGCACGTCGTTCTAGGTTGCGCAAGCAG GCAGAATACGGAGAACTGGCTCAGCATGTGGATGTTCTGAAAGAGGAGAATACAACTCTTAGAGCCGAACTCGACAATGTTAAGAAAGAATACGATGAACTTCTTACCCAAAATGCTTCTCTTAAG GAGAGAATGCAAGGAAAAGCCAGAGGACTATCTTCAGTAATCAATAACATCCAGATCGACTTAGATTCCGATCCACAATCTGTGAAGTCAGACT CATCTCCGACTCATAGCGGAGTAGATAATCTGATGCGGGTTACTTATTTCATTCACTGCATCATCCATGTCATCAATACCGAATGCGGATTTGCCTCGATTGATCTTTTAGCAGTCAAGGCAGAGCATAAGCAAGCTGGCTCATCATTTAAGACTAAAGCCATGTAG
- the LOC122005908 gene encoding bZIP transcription factor 16-like isoform X5, translating into MGGSETDSKVPKTSASQEQPPATSSSHSAAAYPDWPGFQAYSPIPPPGFFHSPVVSSPQAHPYIWGPQHLMPPYGTPPPPYVMYPHGIYAHPTIPPGSQPFSPYGLPSLNGNAEVCGNMPPSAEGDAKSSEEKEKKPIRRLKGSLGSLNMITGQNNTDMDKLSGGANGVLSHGESGSVDSSEGSDANSQDERELKRQRRKQSNRESARRSRLRKQAEYGELAQHVDVLKEENTTLRAELDNVKKEYDELLTQNASLKERMQGKARGLSSVINNIQIDLDSDPQSVKSDSSPTHSGVDNLMRVTYFIHCIIHVINTECGFASIDLLAVKAEHKQAGSSFKTKAM; encoded by the exons ATGGGTGGAAGCGAGACTGATAGCAAGGTGCCAAAAACATCTGCTTCGCAG GAGCAGCCACCAGCTACAAGCTCCAGCCACTCTGCAGCAGCCTACCCAGATTGGCCTGGATTTCAG GCATACTCGCCTATTCCTCCGCCTGGTTTCTTCCATTCCCCAGTGGTGTCAAGTCCTCAAGCTCATCCCTATATATGGGGGCCTCag CACCTTATGCCACCTTATGGTACACCTCCACCTCCATATGTGATGTATCCTCATGGAATATATGCACATCCAACAATTCCACCG GGTTCACAGCCGTTCAGTCCCTATGGTCTGCCTTCTCTAAATGGAAATGCTGAAGTTTGT GGAAATATGCCTCCTAGTGCTGAAGGAGATGCGAAATCATctgaggaaaaggaaaagaaaccaATTCGAAGATTGAAGGGAAGTCTTGGAAGTTTGAATATGATAACAGGACAAAACAACACCGACATGGATAAGCTATCAGGAGGAGCTAATGGAGTCTTATCTCATGG TGAAAGTGGAAGTGTAGATTCAAGTGAAGGCAGCGATGCTAATTCTCAG GATGAAAGAGAACTAAAGAGGCAGAGACGGAAGCAGTCAAACAGGGAATCAGCACGTCGTTCTAGGTTGCGCAAGCAG GCAGAATACGGAGAACTGGCTCAGCATGTGGATGTTCTGAAAGAGGAGAATACAACTCTTAGAGCCGAACTCGACAATGTTAAGAAAGAATACGATGAACTTCTTACCCAAAATGCTTCTCTTAAG GAGAGAATGCAAGGAAAAGCCAGAGGACTATCTTCAGTAATCAATAACATCCAGATCGACTTAGATTCCGATCCACAATCTGTGAAGTCAGACT CATCTCCGACTCATAGCGGAGTAGATAATCTGATGCGGGTTACTTATTTCATTCACTGCATCATCCATGTCATCAATACCGAATGCGGATTTGCCTCGATTGATCTTTTAGCAGTCAAGGCAGAGCATAAGCAAGCTGGCTCATCATTTAAGACTAAAGCCATGTAG
- the LOC122005908 gene encoding bZIP transcription factor 1-B-like isoform X2 — protein MGGSETDSKVPKTSASQPPATSSSHSAAAYPDWPGFQAYSPIPPPGFFHSPVVSSPQAHPYIWGPQHLMPPYGTPPPPYVMYPHGIYAHPTIPPGSQPFSPYGLPSLNGNAEVCGNMPPSAEGDAKSSEEKEKKPIRRLKGSLGSLNMITGQNNTDMDKLSGGANGVLSHGESGSVDSSEGSDANSQDSEPKTGGTQKPLDETTRNGTTSIDTTPSHTTSYPTMPLMPLLATGVPGAVPGPTTNLNIGMDYWVAPVSSAIAPTGKISATAVTGSTIPGTLVGVSGKVPSELWLQDERELKRQRRKQSNRESARRSRLRKQAEYGELAQHVDVLKEENTTLRAELDNVKKEYDELLTQNASLKERMQGKARGLSSVINNIQIDLDSDPQSVKSDSSPTHSGVDNLMRVTYFIHCIIHVINTECGFASIDLLAVKAEHKQAGSSFKTKAM, from the exons ATGGGTGGAAGCGAGACTGATAGCAAGGTGCCAAAAACATCTGCTTCGCAG CCACCAGCTACAAGCTCCAGCCACTCTGCAGCAGCCTACCCAGATTGGCCTGGATTTCAG GCATACTCGCCTATTCCTCCGCCTGGTTTCTTCCATTCCCCAGTGGTGTCAAGTCCTCAAGCTCATCCCTATATATGGGGGCCTCag CACCTTATGCCACCTTATGGTACACCTCCACCTCCATATGTGATGTATCCTCATGGAATATATGCACATCCAACAATTCCACCG GGTTCACAGCCGTTCAGTCCCTATGGTCTGCCTTCTCTAAATGGAAATGCTGAAGTTTGT GGAAATATGCCTCCTAGTGCTGAAGGAGATGCGAAATCATctgaggaaaaggaaaagaaaccaATTCGAAGATTGAAGGGAAGTCTTGGAAGTTTGAATATGATAACAGGACAAAACAACACCGACATGGATAAGCTATCAGGAGGAGCTAATGGAGTCTTATCTCATGG TGAAAGTGGAAGTGTAGATTCAAGTGAAGGCAGCGATGCTAATTCTCAG GATTCGGAACCAAAGACAGGTGGCACACAGAAGCCTTTGGATG AAACAACTAGGAATGGCACAACTTCCATAGATACTACACCATCACACACGACATCATATCCGACAATGCCATTAATGCCTTTGTTAGCCACTGGAGTGCCTGGAGCTGTTCCTGGTCCTACGACAAACTTGAATATAGGAATGGACTACTGGGTTGCTCCAGTTTCGTCTGCCATAGCTCCAACTGGGAAGATATCTGCTACAGCAGTCACAGGATCAACAATCCCTGGCACACTTGTCGGAGTAAGTGGAAAGGTTCCATCAGAGCTATGGCTACAG GATGAAAGAGAACTAAAGAGGCAGAGACGGAAGCAGTCAAACAGGGAATCAGCACGTCGTTCTAGGTTGCGCAAGCAG GCAGAATACGGAGAACTGGCTCAGCATGTGGATGTTCTGAAAGAGGAGAATACAACTCTTAGAGCCGAACTCGACAATGTTAAGAAAGAATACGATGAACTTCTTACCCAAAATGCTTCTCTTAAG GAGAGAATGCAAGGAAAAGCCAGAGGACTATCTTCAGTAATCAATAACATCCAGATCGACTTAGATTCCGATCCACAATCTGTGAAGTCAGACT CATCTCCGACTCATAGCGGAGTAGATAATCTGATGCGGGTTACTTATTTCATTCACTGCATCATCCATGTCATCAATACCGAATGCGGATTTGCCTCGATTGATCTTTTAGCAGTCAAGGCAGAGCATAAGCAAGCTGGCTCATCATTTAAGACTAAAGCCATGTAG
- the LOC122005908 gene encoding bZIP transcription factor 16-like isoform X4 codes for MPPYGTPPPPYVMYPHGIYAHPTIPPGSQPFSPYGLPSLNGNAEVCGNMPPSAEGDAKSSEEKEKKPIRRLKGSLGSLNMITGQNNTDMDKLSGGANGVLSHGESGSVDSSEGSDANSQDSEPKTGGTQKPLDETTRNGTTSIDTTPSHTTSYPTMPLMPLLATGVPGAVPGPTTNLNIGMDYWVAPVSSAIAPTGKISATAVTGSTIPGTLVGVSGKVPSELWLQDERELKRQRRKQSNRESARRSRLRKQAEYGELAQHVDVLKEENTTLRAELDNVKKEYDELLTQNASLKERMQGKARGLSSVINNIQIDLDSDPQSVKSDSSPTHSGVDNLMRVTYFIHCIIHVINTECGFASIDLLAVKAEHKQAGSSFKTKAM; via the exons ATGCCACCTTATGGTACACCTCCACCTCCATATGTGATGTATCCTCATGGAATATATGCACATCCAACAATTCCACCG GGTTCACAGCCGTTCAGTCCCTATGGTCTGCCTTCTCTAAATGGAAATGCTGAAGTTTGT GGAAATATGCCTCCTAGTGCTGAAGGAGATGCGAAATCATctgaggaaaaggaaaagaaaccaATTCGAAGATTGAAGGGAAGTCTTGGAAGTTTGAATATGATAACAGGACAAAACAACACCGACATGGATAAGCTATCAGGAGGAGCTAATGGAGTCTTATCTCATGG TGAAAGTGGAAGTGTAGATTCAAGTGAAGGCAGCGATGCTAATTCTCAG GATTCGGAACCAAAGACAGGTGGCACACAGAAGCCTTTGGATG AAACAACTAGGAATGGCACAACTTCCATAGATACTACACCATCACACACGACATCATATCCGACAATGCCATTAATGCCTTTGTTAGCCACTGGAGTGCCTGGAGCTGTTCCTGGTCCTACGACAAACTTGAATATAGGAATGGACTACTGGGTTGCTCCAGTTTCGTCTGCCATAGCTCCAACTGGGAAGATATCTGCTACAGCAGTCACAGGATCAACAATCCCTGGCACACTTGTCGGAGTAAGTGGAAAGGTTCCATCAGAGCTATGGCTACAG GATGAAAGAGAACTAAAGAGGCAGAGACGGAAGCAGTCAAACAGGGAATCAGCACGTCGTTCTAGGTTGCGCAAGCAG GCAGAATACGGAGAACTGGCTCAGCATGTGGATGTTCTGAAAGAGGAGAATACAACTCTTAGAGCCGAACTCGACAATGTTAAGAAAGAATACGATGAACTTCTTACCCAAAATGCTTCTCTTAAG GAGAGAATGCAAGGAAAAGCCAGAGGACTATCTTCAGTAATCAATAACATCCAGATCGACTTAGATTCCGATCCACAATCTGTGAAGTCAGACT CATCTCCGACTCATAGCGGAGTAGATAATCTGATGCGGGTTACTTATTTCATTCACTGCATCATCCATGTCATCAATACCGAATGCGGATTTGCCTCGATTGATCTTTTAGCAGTCAAGGCAGAGCATAAGCAAGCTGGCTCATCATTTAAGACTAAAGCCATGTAG
- the LOC122005908 gene encoding bZIP transcription factor 1-B-like isoform X3 has product MGGSETDSKVPKTSASQEQPPATSSSHSAAAYPDWPGFQAYSPIPPPGFFHSPVVSSPQAHPYIWGPQHLMPPYGTPPPPYVMYPHGIYAHPTIPPGSQPFSPYGLPSLNGNAEVCGNMPPSAEGDAKSSEEKEKKPIRRLKGSLGSLNMITGQNNTDMDKLSGGANGVLSHGESGSVDSSEGSDANSQDSEPKTGGTQKPLDETTRNGTTSIDTTPSHTTSYPTMPLMPLLATGVPGAVPGPTTNLNIGMDYWVAPVSSAIAPTGKISATAVTGSTIPGTLVGDERELKRQRRKQSNRESARRSRLRKQAEYGELAQHVDVLKEENTTLRAELDNVKKEYDELLTQNASLKERMQGKARGLSSVINNIQIDLDSDPQSVKSDSSPTHSGVDNLMRVTYFIHCIIHVINTECGFASIDLLAVKAEHKQAGSSFKTKAM; this is encoded by the exons ATGGGTGGAAGCGAGACTGATAGCAAGGTGCCAAAAACATCTGCTTCGCAG GAGCAGCCACCAGCTACAAGCTCCAGCCACTCTGCAGCAGCCTACCCAGATTGGCCTGGATTTCAG GCATACTCGCCTATTCCTCCGCCTGGTTTCTTCCATTCCCCAGTGGTGTCAAGTCCTCAAGCTCATCCCTATATATGGGGGCCTCag CACCTTATGCCACCTTATGGTACACCTCCACCTCCATATGTGATGTATCCTCATGGAATATATGCACATCCAACAATTCCACCG GGTTCACAGCCGTTCAGTCCCTATGGTCTGCCTTCTCTAAATGGAAATGCTGAAGTTTGT GGAAATATGCCTCCTAGTGCTGAAGGAGATGCGAAATCATctgaggaaaaggaaaagaaaccaATTCGAAGATTGAAGGGAAGTCTTGGAAGTTTGAATATGATAACAGGACAAAACAACACCGACATGGATAAGCTATCAGGAGGAGCTAATGGAGTCTTATCTCATGG TGAAAGTGGAAGTGTAGATTCAAGTGAAGGCAGCGATGCTAATTCTCAG GATTCGGAACCAAAGACAGGTGGCACACAGAAGCCTTTGGATG AAACAACTAGGAATGGCACAACTTCCATAGATACTACACCATCACACACGACATCATATCCGACAATGCCATTAATGCCTTTGTTAGCCACTGGAGTGCCTGGAGCTGTTCCTGGTCCTACGACAAACTTGAATATAGGAATGGACTACTGGGTTGCTCCAGTTTCGTCTGCCATAGCTCCAACTGGGAAGATATCTGCTACAGCAGTCACAGGATCAACAATCCCTGGCACACTTGTCGGA GATGAAAGAGAACTAAAGAGGCAGAGACGGAAGCAGTCAAACAGGGAATCAGCACGTCGTTCTAGGTTGCGCAAGCAG GCAGAATACGGAGAACTGGCTCAGCATGTGGATGTTCTGAAAGAGGAGAATACAACTCTTAGAGCCGAACTCGACAATGTTAAGAAAGAATACGATGAACTTCTTACCCAAAATGCTTCTCTTAAG GAGAGAATGCAAGGAAAAGCCAGAGGACTATCTTCAGTAATCAATAACATCCAGATCGACTTAGATTCCGATCCACAATCTGTGAAGTCAGACT CATCTCCGACTCATAGCGGAGTAGATAATCTGATGCGGGTTACTTATTTCATTCACTGCATCATCCATGTCATCAATACCGAATGCGGATTTGCCTCGATTGATCTTTTAGCAGTCAAGGCAGAGCATAAGCAAGCTGGCTCATCATTTAAGACTAAAGCCATGTAG